The following proteins are co-located in the Pyricularia oryzae 70-15 chromosome 1, whole genome shotgun sequence genome:
- a CDS encoding actin-like protein arp-6, translating into MAGGRKSKAAVIASPRQTLILDNGAHTIKAGLIPTEESPDATDDGDDNKPDTAASSGGSKPNILRIPNCIARDRNRKTYVGSELSKCKDFGEIAFRRPVEKGYIVNWEAQREIWDRELFDKKTASQLCDPSETRLILAEQPGALPALQANCDQMVFEEFGFASYYRGIGPAFNAYHDIQSIFHTPSEANAVKQVPAEVMLLIDSGYSCTTVTPLLRGRPLHSAVRRLNVGGKFLTNYLTRLLSLRHYDMRNDTYIVNEMKEKACHVSLDFKSDLEKTWKGTRGERRETYLTGAGIAKDYVLPDFHSRSEGIVRDYDPQRAAGRAKRMAAAAQDPDAFADEDVLTLRNERFVVPELLFNPSDTGLRQPGLAELVMQSLSELPIGLWPGLLANIVVVGGNALFDGFIQRLQKEVVQLVPDECIVRVARPFDPITSTWEGAANFARHEHAEKLAVTKQEYEEYGSQWVARKFALGLGADDI; encoded by the exons ATGGCTGGCGGACGCAAATCCAAAGCAGCGGTGATCGCCTCACCGCGCCAGACTCTGATCCTCGACAACGGCGCACATACGATCAAGGCGGGGCTGATCCCAACCGAAGAGTCGCCCGATGCTACCGATGACGGCGACGACAATAAACCCGATACGGCAGCGTCATCGGGCGGCAGCAAGCCCAATATCTTGAGGATACCGAATTGCATCGCCCGAGATCGTAACCGCAAAACATACGTCGGCTCGGAGCTGAGCAAGTGCAAGGACTTTGGCGAGATCGCTTTCCGTCGCCCGGTCGAGAAGGGCTACATCGTCAATTGGGAGGCGCAAAGGGAGATCTGGGACCGCGAGCTTTTCGACAAGAAGACTGCCTCCCAGCTATGCGATCCTTCCGAGACGAGGCTGATACTTGCCGAGCAGCCGGGTGCTCTGCCTGCGTTGCAAGCAAACTGCGACCAAATGGTGTTTGAGGAGTTTGGCTTTGCTAGCTACTATCGCGGAATCG GCCCCGCTTTCAATGCATACCACGATATCCAAAGCATCTTCCACACCCCATCAGAAGCAAATGCAGTCAAGCAGGTCCCCGCAGAGGTCATGCTACTGATCGACTCTGGATACTCGTGCACCACAGTGACGCCCCTGCTCCGCGGCCGGCCATTGCACTCGGCTGTGCGCCGACTCAACGTTGGCGGAAAGTTCCTGACCAACTATTTGACGCGTCTGCTGTCGCTCCGACATTACGACATGCGCAATGATACGTACATTGTCAACGAGATGAAGGAGAAGGCGTGTCACGTGTCTCTGGATTTCAAATCAGATCTCGAGAAGACCTGGAAAGGTACAAGAGGGGAAAGGAGAGAGACGTACTTGACGGGGGCTGGGATAGCAAAGGACTACGTCCTGCCAGACTTCCACTCGCGCTCAGAGGGCATAGTCCGTGACTATGATCCGCAACGCGCCGCGGGTCGGGCGAAGCGAATGGCCGCAGCTGCGCAAGACCCGGACGCATTTGCAGACGAAGATGTGTTGACGCTGAGGAACGAGCGGTTCGTCGTCCCAGAGCTACTCTTCAACCCGTCCGATACGGGACTTCGACAGCCTGGCCTGGCTGAGTTGGTGATGCAATCACTGTCAGAGCTTCCTATTGGGCTTTGGCCAGGCCTTTTGGCCAACATCGTTGTTGTGGGCGGCAATGCTCTGTTTGACGGGTTTATCCAGCGGCTGCAAAAGGAAGTCGTACAGCTGGTCCCGGATGAGTGCATCGTCCGCGTTGCTAGGCCATTTGACCCCATCACGAGTACGTGGGAGGGTGCGGCCAACTTTGCACGACATGAgcatgccgaaaagctcgcAGTCACTAAACAGGAGTACGAGGAGTACGGGAGCCAATGGGTTGCGAGGAAATTCGCCCTTGGTCTAGGTGCCGACGACATCTAG